The Bacteroidota bacterium genome contains a region encoding:
- a CDS encoding 2-oxoacid:acceptor oxidoreductase subunit alpha, giving the protein MSKTNEVIDIEQVVVRFSGDSGDGMQLTGTLFSDTSALLGNNLATFPDYPAEIRAPQGTVGGVSGFQVNFGNTTIYTPGDMADILVAMNPAALKANLRWIKPGATIIVDNDSFTKKFIEKAGFETDDPIKESKLEDHNIIKAPISSLTKECLKDSGMDNKTILRSKNMFALGMVYWLYNRTLDFTNNFFETKFKKTPALVEANKKVLHEGYNYAETTEVLSFSYKISPAKIEKGTYRNINGNTATAWGMIAASEKAGLQLFCGSYPITPATEILIELSKRKDLGVKTFQAEDEIAGICTAIGASFAGNLAVTTTSGPGLALKSEAIGLAVITELPLVVVNVQRGGPSTGLPTKTEQADLNQALYGRNGESPVVVLAASTPSDCFDFAFKASKIALEHMVPVILLTDGFLANGSEPWKFPAMADLPDIKPRIVDENTKEYLPYRKDKEFMAREWAIPGTKNLEHRIGSLEKMIDTGAVSYVPENHQIMTELREEKVQRVVKSIPELELYGDREGDLLVIGWGSTRGHLLTAINEMRSKGANISLAHFNYIKPLPKNTQEVLSKFKKLVVCELNMGQFANYLRMNFQEFHYNQYNKVQGLPFTMNELTENFHKLLEEK; this is encoded by the coding sequence ATGTCAAAAACAAATGAAGTTATTGATATTGAACAGGTTGTTGTTCGTTTCTCCGGAGACAGTGGAGACGGCATGCAACTCACTGGCACTTTATTTTCAGACACATCAGCACTATTAGGAAATAATTTAGCCACATTTCCCGACTACCCGGCCGAGATTAGAGCACCTCAGGGTACAGTTGGAGGAGTTTCCGGATTTCAAGTAAACTTCGGAAACACAACTATTTATACACCTGGAGACATGGCAGATATTCTGGTGGCAATGAATCCGGCAGCACTAAAAGCAAATTTAAGATGGATTAAACCAGGTGCTACAATTATTGTAGATAATGATAGTTTTACAAAGAAGTTTATAGAAAAAGCCGGTTTCGAAACCGATGACCCTATTAAGGAAAGTAAGCTTGAAGATCATAACATAATTAAAGCGCCTATTTCCTCTCTCACAAAAGAGTGTTTGAAAGATTCTGGAATGGACAATAAAACCATCCTAAGGAGCAAAAATATGTTTGCTCTCGGAATGGTTTATTGGCTTTATAACAGAACATTAGATTTTACAAATAACTTTTTTGAAACTAAGTTTAAAAAAACTCCAGCTCTTGTTGAAGCGAATAAAAAGGTGCTTCATGAAGGATACAACTACGCCGAAACAACAGAAGTTTTAAGCTTTAGCTACAAAATAAGTCCAGCGAAAATTGAAAAAGGCACTTATAGGAATATTAATGGAAATACAGCCACAGCTTGGGGAATGATTGCAGCTTCTGAAAAAGCCGGACTACAACTTTTTTGTGGCTCCTACCCTATTACTCCAGCCACTGAAATTCTTATTGAACTTTCGAAAAGAAAAGACCTTGGAGTAAAAACATTTCAGGCAGAAGACGAAATTGCAGGAATTTGTACAGCAATAGGTGCTTCTTTTGCAGGAAATTTAGCTGTTACCACAACTTCAGGACCTGGTCTGGCACTAAAATCAGAAGCTATTGGTTTGGCAGTTATTACTGAGCTGCCGCTGGTTGTCGTAAATGTTCAGCGTGGTGGACCTTCTACCGGATTACCTACAAAAACCGAACAAGCCGACCTAAATCAGGCTCTTTATGGTAGAAATGGTGAAAGTCCAGTAGTAGTTTTAGCTGCAAGCACGCCATCAGATTGTTTCGATTTTGCGTTCAAAGCAAGCAAGATAGCTTTGGAGCATATGGTACCTGTGATTCTTTTGACAGATGGATTTTTGGCAAATGGTTCAGAACCTTGGAAATTTCCAGCTATGGCAGACCTTCCGGATATAAAACCTCGAATTGTAGATGAAAACACAAAAGAATACTTGCCCTACAGAAAAGATAAAGAATTTATGGCAAGAGAATGGGCAATTCCGGGAACAAAAAATTTAGAACACAGAATTGGAAGTCTTGAAAAAATGATTGACACGGGCGCTGTTTCTTATGTTCCTGAAAATCATCAAATAATGACAGAACTACGTGAAGAGAAGGTACAAAGAGTTGTAAAATCTATTCCCGAATTAGAACTTTATGGCGATCGCGAAGGAGATTTATTAGTTATTGGTTGGGGAAGTACTCGTGGGCATTTATTGACTGCTATCAACGAAATGCGTTCCAAAGGCGCTAACATTAGTTTAGCACATTTCAACTATATAAAACCACTTCCTAAAAATACACAAGAAGTTTTATCGAAATTCAAGAAACTTGTTGTTTGTGAATTAAATATGGGTCAATTTGCCAACTACCTCAGAATGAACTTTCAAGAGTTTCATTACAATCAATATAACAAAGTGCAAGGGCTTCCTTTCACTATGAATGAATTAACTGAAAATTTCCACAAATTATTAGAAGAGAAATAG